A genomic segment from Arcobacter acticola encodes:
- a CDS encoding SufB/SufD family protein — protein MKINDIKGLILPNKKDEEFLKINLDALFSYDFKEQQTYEFDIMGLETIEDKNTYDSILFDITRSIDNTQKVITINKNIAEPIFLIHKIKEDETFFTNSLKIKVAKGIKAQLVEVFVTNSKNSLYSVNRNFELDENANLEYVKVQDINESNSFIFNSNIEQKNSSNIDFTNFEYGNGFILNNFINNINSEKITYNLNGLVKLKDDTTCSNLIKTVHNAQSSISDINYKHSLKDSSKAVFKAKSLVNETALFTKAFQNTNTILLSDDAVIFAQPHLEINIDELEASHGATTGTLDKEQLLYLESRGIPKELAYDILLKAFEEKIANNIKDEIIKEFIEIYERSKYV, from the coding sequence ATGAAAATAAATGATATAAAAGGATTAATCCTTCCTAATAAAAAAGATGAAGAGTTCTTAAAAATCAATCTTGATGCCCTATTCTCTTATGATTTTAAAGAGCAGCAAACTTATGAATTTGATATTATGGGATTAGAAACTATTGAAGATAAAAACACTTATGATAGTATTTTATTTGATATTACAAGAAGTATTGATAACACTCAAAAAGTTATCACTATAAATAAAAATATTGCAGAGCCTATTTTTTTAATTCATAAAATAAAAGAAGATGAAACATTTTTTACAAATTCACTAAAAATAAAAGTTGCAAAAGGTATAAAAGCTCAACTAGTTGAAGTTTTTGTAACAAACTCTAAGAACAGTTTATATAGTGTAAATAGAAATTTTGAACTTGATGAAAATGCAAACTTAGAGTATGTAAAAGTTCAAGATATAAATGAATCTAACTCTTTTATATTTAACTCGAATATTGAGCAAAAAAACAGTTCAAATATTGATTTTACAAACTTTGAGTATGGAAATGGATTTATCTTAAATAATTTTATAAACAATATTAATAGTGAAAAAATCACTTATAATCTAAATGGTTTAGTAAAATTAAAAGATGATACAACTTGTTCAAATCTTATAAAAACAGTTCATAATGCGCAAAGTTCGATTAGTGATATAAACTATAAACACTCTTTAAAAGATAGTTCAAAAGCAGTGTTTAAAGCCAAATCACTTGTAAATGAAACAGCTTTATTTACAAAAGCTTTTCAAAATACAAATACAATATTATTAAGTGATGATGCTGTGATTTTTGCTCAACCACATCTTGAGATTAATATAGATGAACTAGAAGCAAGTCATGGAGCAACAACTGGAACTTTAGATAAAGAGCAACTTTTATATCTAGAATCAAGAGGAATACCAAAAGAGTTGGCATATGATATTTTACTAAAAGCTTTTGAAGAAAAAATTGCTAATAATATAAAAGATGAAATTATC
- the sufC gene encoding Fe-S cluster assembly ATPase SufC has product MEKNTVLKIENLEVSINETQILKGLNLEIKEGEVHALMGTNGAGKSTLVKTLSAHYDCVVTNGAITYKKKNLLDLDVAQRANEGIFMSFQSPIEVPGVNNSYFLKTAINEKRKYNGLEEIDAMEFLKNVKEETNKFNIDRKLLQRDLNAGFSGGEKKRNELVQLLMLQPDLILLDEIDSGLDVDAIKTVANVINSMLDGKRSILMITHYDRLLELIKPDFVHILNDGKIAKTGDYTLALELDEKGYEAIGIKDENK; this is encoded by the coding sequence ATGGAAAAAAATACAGTATTAAAAATAGAAAACTTAGAAGTAAGTATAAATGAAACACAGATTTTAAAAGGTTTAAATTTAGAAATTAAAGAAGGTGAAGTTCACGCTTTAATGGGAACAAATGGAGCTGGAAAATCTACTTTAGTAAAAACATTAAGTGCACACTATGACTGTGTTGTTACAAATGGAGCAATAACTTACAAAAAGAAAAACCTTCTTGATTTAGATGTAGCGCAAAGAGCCAATGAAGGTATTTTTATGAGTTTCCAATCTCCTATTGAAGTTCCAGGAGTAAATAACAGCTACTTTTTAAAAACAGCAATAAATGAAAAAAGAAAATATAACGGTTTAGAAGAAATCGATGCTATGGAATTTTTGAAAAATGTAAAAGAAGAAACAAATAAATTTAATATTGATAGAAAACTATTACAAAGAGATTTAAATGCAGGATTTTCAGGTGGTGAGAAAAAAAGAAATGAATTAGTTCAACTTTTAATGCTACAACCTGATTTAATTTTATTAGATGAAATAGATTCAGGACTTGATGTTGATGCTATTAAAACTGTTGCAAATGTAATAAATTCTATGCTAGATGGTAAGAGATCAATTTTAATGATTACTCACTATGATAGACTTCTTGAGTTAATTAAACCAGATTTTGTACATATTTTAAATGATGGGAAAATTGCAAAAACAGGAGATTATACTTTAGCTTTAGAACTAGATGAAAAAGGTTATGAAGCAATAGGAATTAAAGATGAAAATAAATGA
- the sufB gene encoding Fe-S cluster assembly protein SufB, with amino-acid sequence MSENKQIHDVINKEYKLGFETLVQSDTFAKGLNEDVIRAISAKKDEPSWLLDFRLKAYAKWLKMEEPSWAHLNYPKIDYQDIAYYSAPRKALDSLDEVDPEILKTYEKLGIPLEEQKQLAGVKTVAVDAVFDSVSVKTTYQDELEKLGIIFCSISEAAHKYPELVKEYLASVVPVVDNYFACLNSAVFTDGSFVYIPPNTRCPMELSTYFRINALDTGQFERTLIICDENSYVSYNEGCSAPTRDERQLHAAVVELVTLKDAQIKYSTIQNWFPGDDKGKGGILNFVTKRGLCKGDNSKISWTQVETGSAITWKYPSCILAGDNSVGEFYSVAIASKSQQADTGTKMVHLGKNTKSTIISKGISAMHGVNAYRGLVRVGKNASNARNISECDSLLIGNKCHAHTYPYHEIRNSSANIEHEATTSKISEEQLFYISQRGISEENAIAMIVNGFCKEVLKELPMEFAAEAKELLSISLEGSVG; translated from the coding sequence ATGAGCGAAAACAAACAAATACATGACGTAATAAACAAAGAATATAAACTCGGATTTGAGACTTTAGTACAAAGTGATACTTTTGCAAAAGGATTAAATGAAGATGTAATAAGAGCAATAAGTGCCAAAAAAGATGAACCATCATGGCTTTTAGATTTTAGGCTTAAAGCCTATGCTAAATGGCTAAAAATGGAAGAGCCATCATGGGCACATTTAAACTATCCAAAAATTGATTATCAAGATATTGCTTATTATTCAGCACCAAGAAAAGCTTTAGATTCTTTAGATGAAGTGGATCCAGAAATATTAAAAACTTATGAAAAATTAGGAATTCCACTTGAAGAACAAAAACAATTAGCAGGTGTTAAAACAGTTGCAGTTGATGCTGTATTTGACTCAGTTTCAGTAAAAACAACATATCAAGATGAGCTTGAAAAACTAGGAATCATCTTTTGTTCAATTTCTGAAGCAGCTCATAAATATCCTGAGCTTGTAAAAGAGTATTTAGCATCAGTTGTACCTGTTGTTGATAACTATTTTGCCTGTTTAAATAGTGCAGTATTTACAGATGGAAGTTTTGTATATATTCCACCAAACACACGTTGTCCGATGGAATTATCAACTTACTTTAGAATAAACGCCCTTGATACAGGACAATTTGAAAGAACTTTAATCATCTGTGATGAGAACTCTTATGTATCATATAATGAAGGATGTTCAGCTCCCACAAGAGATGAAAGACAACTTCATGCAGCAGTTGTTGAATTAGTTACATTAAAAGATGCACAAATAAAATATTCAACTATTCAAAACTGGTTTCCAGGTGATGATAAAGGAAAAGGTGGAATTTTAAACTTCGTTACAAAAAGAGGTTTATGTAAAGGTGATAATTCAAAAATATCTTGGACACAAGTTGAAACAGGATCTGCAATTACTTGGAAATATCCTTCCTGTATACTTGCTGGTGACAATAGCGTTGGAGAATTTTACTCAGTTGCCATCGCTTCTAAATCTCAGCAAGCAGACACAGGAACAAAAATGGTTCATTTAGGTAAAAATACTAAATCAACTATTATTTCAAAAGGAATTTCAGCAATGCATGGTGTAAATGCATATAGAGGACTTGTAAGAGTTGGGAAAAATGCTAGCAATGCTAGAAATATTTCTGAGTGTGATTCACTTTTAATTGGAAATAAATGTCATGCTCATACTTATCCATATCATGAAATTAGAAATAGCTCTGCAAATATAGAACACGAAGCTACAACTTCAAAAATCTCTGAAGAGCAATTATTTTATATTTCCCAAAGAGGAATAAGTGAAGAAAATGCAATAGCTATGATCGTAAATGGTTTTTGTAAAGAAGTTTTAAAAGAATTACCAATGGAATTTGCAGCAGAAGCAAAAGAATTATTAAGCATATCATTAGAAGGAAGTGTGGGTTAA
- a CDS encoding cache domain-containing protein — protein sequence MNINNLKNFLKESLLSIVIFFFLLFSSFYYFKTQMENNINNFLINTELLYATQYHTIYDNFNKLSQNSFYGIVNKPEIYNLVKYAYKKDDATKAVYRKKLYDNLIADYNRLLGYKFYQVHFHFPDNTSFLRMHKIDTFGDNLSDYRFSVSEVNKNLKPVHGFEIGKIVDGFRFVYPLFDEKLFHIGSVELSVSSDFFEKNFEMNFNVDSHFLIKKSIAEYKIFPEYLKEFKIRSHLQIIKNNP from the coding sequence ATGAATATTAATAATCTAAAAAATTTTTTAAAAGAATCACTTTTATCAATAGTGATATTTTTCTTCCTACTTTTTTCATCATTTTATTACTTTAAAACTCAGATGGAAAATAATATTAATAATTTTTTGATAAATACAGAACTATTATATGCAACGCAATACCATACTATTTATGACAATTTTAATAAACTTTCTCAAAATAGTTTTTATGGAATAGTAAATAAACCTGAAATTTACAATCTTGTAAAATATGCTTATAAAAAAGATGATGCAACTAAAGCTGTATATAGAAAAAAATTATATGATAACTTGATTGCTGATTATAATAGATTATTAGGTTACAAGTTTTATCAAGTTCACTTTCATTTTCCTGATAATACTAGTTTTTTAAGAATGCATAAGATTGATACATTTGGAGATAATCTAAGTGATTATAGATTTAGTGTTTCTGAAGTTAATAAAAATCTAAAGCCAGTTCATGGATTTGAAATAGGAAAAATAGTAGATGGTTTTAGATTTGTTTATCCTTTATTTGATGAGAAATTGTTTCATATAGGGAGTGTTGAATTGTCTGTTAGTTCTGATTTTTTTGAAAAGAATTTTGAAATGAATTTTAATGTTGATAGTCATTTTTTAATTAAAAAATCTATAGCTGAATATAAAATTTTCCCCGAATATTTAAAAGAGTTTAAAATAAGGAGCCACTTGCAGATTATAAAAAACAACCCGTAA
- a CDS encoding transposase has product METILPKISSSLSKIWTKVLNLENSLFPALKEELRLDELSNKEQKLIKILDFAQIEKNVIVVSLTNTPKDREEIARAFIAKSVYNLQTTRDLIDRLRIDRTLRVLCGWRYTNDIPSESKFSRVFKELSDLNIAQKTHEQFVKEYLSQKTFFYNATDATKIPLREKAVKKEKVKKVKRKAGRPKKGEAREAIKPKILEQQKEMQTVEEMLCLVSTECGVGIKQNSKGNKEVWIGGKLHISAVDGDIPIIAFYSGANVHDSSVSLPLIQETSKRVNYLYDLQDAGYDADIIREFSTALGHRPIIDINPKNSKELKVKIEVQKDEQKKFEMLSLVQSSDTHHYNQRSMVERVNKYLKEDFGCNTIYYQGATKVASVLAFGILSVCIHQSLKLVT; this is encoded by the coding sequence ATGGAAACTATTTTACCAAAAATATCTTCAAGTCTATCTAAAATATGGACTAAGGTTTTAAATCTTGAAAACTCACTTTTTCCTGCTTTAAAAGAGGAACTTAGATTAGATGAGTTATCAAATAAAGAGCAAAAACTTATCAAGATATTAGATTTTGCACAAATTGAGAAAAATGTTATAGTAGTATCTCTCACAAATACTCCAAAGGATAGGGAAGAGATTGCGAGAGCTTTTATAGCAAAAAGTGTTTATAATCTCCAAACAACACGAGACCTTATAGATAGACTTCGTATTGACAGAACACTACGAGTATTGTGTGGATGGAGATATACAAATGATATTCCAAGTGAATCGAAATTTAGTAGAGTATTCAAAGAATTAAGTGATTTAAATATAGCTCAGAAGACTCATGAACAGTTTGTCAAAGAGTATCTAAGTCAAAAGACATTTTTTTATAATGCAACAGATGCCACAAAAATACCACTCAGAGAAAAAGCTGTAAAAAAAGAGAAAGTAAAAAAGGTCAAGAGAAAAGCTGGTCGTCCTAAAAAAGGCGAAGCAAGAGAAGCAATAAAACCAAAGATATTAGAACAACAAAAAGAAATGCAAACAGTAGAAGAGATGCTATGTTTAGTCTCTACAGAGTGCGGAGTTGGTATAAAACAAAATTCCAAAGGCAATAAAGAAGTATGGATAGGCGGTAAACTGCATATTAGTGCAGTAGATGGAGATATACCAATAATAGCATTTTATTCAGGTGCTAATGTACATGACTCATCAGTATCACTCCCTTTGATACAAGAAACAAGCAAAAGAGTGAACTATCTTTATGACTTACAAGATGCAGGATATGATGCAGATATTATTAGAGAGTTTTCAACTGCATTAGGACATCGTCCAATCATAGACATCAATCCTAAAAACTCGAAAGAACTCAAAGTAAAAATAGAAGTTCAAAAAGATGAACAAAAGAAGTTTGAAATGTTAAGCCTTGTTCAAAGTTCTGATACACATCACTATAACCAAAGAAGTATGGTTGAGCGAGTAAATAAATACCTCAAAGAAGATTTCGGGTGTAATACAATTTACTATCAAGGAGCTACAAAAGTAGCTTCCGTCCTAGCATTTGGAATACTTTCAGTTTGTATTCATCAGAGTTTGAAACTGGTGACATGA
- a CDS encoding sensor histidine kinase, with protein sequence MALSNENKDYIYKEDNKEFIHYSSKNFYTEDEKELISSKMQNSQMFSLYKKIDGKYLAISFLPIKNVENEINSAYMVLYKNSDYIEQVMYNYYKMLFILFLFILIYFFYINYKYRKIQSEKNKDYIISQQTKMAALGEMIQNISHQWRQPLSIISVLASGLKLKKECNILEDKELIENLNAILKNTNYLSNTIEDFRNYFEGNLEKKKFNLKDIVNQCILMFKEEISSKNVILIENLNDIELFTYESELKQVIINLLKNAKDFTNEGLIIVSIYEKKEHIIIEVQDSAGGIPKSIIKKIFDPYFTTKHNSNGVGLGLFSAYEIIDKKLKGNISVENKEFTYYFNSYKGACFSIILDRKNL encoded by the coding sequence GTGGCTCTAAGTAATGAAAATAAAGATTATATATATAAAGAAGATAATAAAGAGTTCATTCATTATTCAAGCAAAAATTTTTATACAGAAGATGAAAAAGAGCTAATTTCATCAAAAATGCAAAATAGTCAAATGTTTTCGCTATATAAAAAAATTGATGGAAAATATTTAGCAATATCTTTTTTACCTATTAAAAATGTAGAAAATGAAATAAATTCAGCTTATATGGTTTTATATAAAAATTCAGATTATATAGAGCAAGTAATGTACAACTATTATAAAATGCTTTTTATTTTATTTTTATTCATATTGATTTATTTTTTTTATATTAACTACAAATATAGAAAAATTCAATCAGAAAAAAACAAAGATTATATAATATCTCAACAAACAAAAATGGCAGCATTAGGAGAAATGATTCAAAATATTTCCCATCAATGGCGCCAACCTTTAAGTATAATTTCTGTTTTAGCAAGTGGATTAAAACTAAAAAAAGAGTGTAATATTTTAGAAGATAAAGAGTTAATTGAAAATTTAAATGCAATACTTAAGAATACTAATTATTTATCTAATACCATAGAGGATTTTAGAAATTATTTTGAAGGTAATTTAGAAAAGAAAAAATTTAACTTAAAAGATATTGTTAATCAATGTATTTTGATGTTTAAAGAAGAAATAAGTAGTAAAAATGTGATTTTAATAGAAAATTTAAATGATATTGAACTATTTACATATGAAAGTGAACTTAAGCAAGTAATTATAAATTTATTAAAAAATGCGAAAGACTTTACAAATGAAGGTTTGATAATAGTTAGCATTTATGAAAAAAAAGAGCATATAATAATAGAAGTACAAGATAGCGCAGGTGGAATACCAAAAAGTATAATAAAAAAGATTTTTGATCCATACTTTACCACAAAACATAATTCAAATGGAGTGGGATTGGGACTTTTTAGCGCATATGAGATTATTGATAAGAAATTAAAAGGAAATATTTCTGTTGAGAATAAAGAGTTTACTTATTATTTTAATAGTTACAAGGGCGCGTGTTTTTCAATTATTTTAGATAGAAAAAATTTATAA
- a CDS encoding PAS domain S-box protein: MKYSISLKFSFLVGILTFVVAILVGFYSNTVSNKQLEINSGESLIKLSKRVNDILDREMLERYREMKFASSLPVMTSENSTIEEKREFIQKIKDNYNHHEWIGYALVDGTVQVGTNEYLEGKNVKARPWHPNGLVSPYIGDVHDALLLAKLLPNNSGEAIYFSDVAFPVISKEGKTLGVLCTHLTWQWTRDVIRSIQKEHGVEIFLLSKDGLILVGPENTERTNISEVSSNVAQSFESDKASYKIIDWNNNFEYLTASSVSNGFEEYKGFSWKVIVRQPLDDAFRIAEQNTSTILLISIFLGLIASIIGVFISNIISKPLTKLSKIVDDIANNKKVEFPQKASNDEIGKLQNAIKNLHKNLLIESNSKRNAELKVELSLKIFEQSLEGIIITDENNNIILINKAFSKITGYELNEVYGKNPSILASNLQNKEFYKNMWNEIKVNEKWSGYLKNIKKDGTIYEEYLKISSLKNENGDIINYLATFSSEF; this comes from the coding sequence ATGAAGTATAGTATAAGTTTAAAGTTTTCATTTTTAGTAGGTATTTTAACATTTGTTGTAGCAATATTGGTAGGATTTTATTCTAATACTGTATCTAATAAACAATTAGAGATAAATTCAGGTGAATCTTTAATAAAATTATCAAAAAGAGTTAATGATATTCTTGATAGAGAAATGTTAGAAAGATATAGAGAAATGAAATTTGCATCTTCCTTGCCCGTAATGACTAGTGAAAATAGTACTATAGAAGAAAAAAGAGAGTTTATACAAAAAATAAAAGATAATTATAATCATCATGAATGGATTGGTTATGCTTTAGTAGATGGTACAGTTCAAGTTGGTACAAACGAATATCTAGAAGGAAAAAATGTAAAAGCTAGACCTTGGCATCCAAATGGCCTAGTGTCACCTTATATAGGAGATGTTCATGATGCACTACTTTTAGCAAAGCTTTTACCAAATAATAGTGGTGAAGCTATATACTTTTCTGATGTTGCTTTTCCTGTTATTAGTAAAGAAGGAAAAACATTAGGTGTCTTATGTACTCATTTAACTTGGCAATGGACAAGAGATGTAATTAGAAGTATCCAAAAAGAACATGGTGTAGAAATTTTTCTATTATCAAAAGATGGATTGATTTTAGTTGGGCCTGAAAACACAGAAAGAACTAATATTTCAGAAGTTTCATCAAATGTTGCACAATCATTTGAATCAGATAAAGCAAGTTATAAAATAATTGATTGGAATAATAATTTTGAATATCTTACTGCAAGTAGTGTAAGTAATGGGTTTGAAGAATATAAGGGTTTTTCATGGAAAGTAATAGTACGACAACCACTTGATGATGCATTTAGAATTGCTGAGCAAAACACAAGTACAATTTTATTAATTAGTATATTTTTAGGATTAATAGCAAGCATAATTGGTGTTTTTATTTCAAATATAATTTCTAAGCCACTTACAAAATTAAGTAAAATAGTTGATGATATTGCAAATAATAAAAAAGTAGAATTTCCACAAAAAGCTTCAAATGATGAAATAGGAAAACTACAAAATGCAATAAAAAATCTACATAAAAATTTACTTATTGAATCAAATAGTAAAAGAAATGCTGAACTTAAAGTTGAATTATCTTTAAAAATATTTGAGCAATCCTTAGAAGGAATAATTATTACAGATGAAAATAATAATATTATTTTAATAAATAAAGCATTTAGTAAAATAACAGGTTATGAATTAAATGAAGTATATGGAAAGAATCCATCAATACTAGCTTCGAATTTACAAAATAAAGAGTTTTATAAAAATATGTGGAATGAAATAAAAGTAAATGAGAAGTGGAGTGGATATTTAAAAAATATTAAAAAAGATGGAACGATTTATGAAGAATACTTGAAAATTAGTTCTTTGAAAAATGAAAATGGAGATATTATTAATTATCTTGCTACCTTTAGTAGTGAGTTTTAG
- a CDS encoding amino acid ABC transporter permease — MFSSMTYNFNWAHVYEYKQKFINGFFMTVIISFFALILSFLIGLFFAYAQNSKLIILRFFARFYIEIIRGTPLLVQILIFFYVFANNLGFENRYIVGTCILAIFSGAYVCEIIRAAIESIEKEQFETSLSLGMSNYQMYRYIIFPQAFKRMLPALTGQFASIIKDSSLLSIIAISEFTMNAQEVDAITYSTLESYIPLAIGYLILTYPISYYTKSLEKKIK; from the coding sequence ATGTTTTCAAGTATGACTTACAATTTTAACTGGGCCCATGTATATGAGTACAAACAAAAATTTATAAATGGTTTTTTTATGACTGTAATAATTTCTTTTTTTGCACTAATATTAAGTTTCTTGATTGGATTATTTTTTGCTTATGCTCAAAATTCAAAATTAATAATATTAAGATTCTTTGCTAGATTTTATATAGAGATTATAAGAGGTACACCATTACTTGTACAAATACTGATTTTCTTTTATGTATTTGCAAATAATTTAGGTTTTGAAAATAGATATATTGTAGGAACTTGTATTTTGGCTATTTTTTCAGGAGCTTATGTATGTGAAATTATAAGAGCAGCTATTGAATCAATAGAAAAAGAGCAGTTTGAAACATCATTAAGTTTAGGAATGTCTAACTATCAAATGTATCGTTATATCATCTTCCCTCAAGCTTTTAAAAGAATGCTTCCCGCACTTACGGGGCAGTTTGCCTCAATTATAAAAGACTCTTCATTATTATCAATAATTGCTATTAGTGAATTTACAATGAATGCTCAAGAAGTTGATGCAATCACTTACTCAACATTAGAGAGTTATATTCCTCTTGCTATTGGATATTTAATCTTAACTTATCCTATTTCATACTATACTAAGAGCTTAGAAAAAAAGATTAAATAA
- a CDS encoding transporter substrate-binding domain-containing protein, whose amino-acid sequence MKKIISIITLTFLSLFFVACDNKSEIKSEKKEEKQVLKVGMELAYPPFEMSDKDGNPQGVSVDFAKKLGDYLGKEVVIENTAWSGLIPSLKTGKIDLIISSMTITDERKKSIDFSIPYAQTALAILANKESNVNSIDDLNVAGKKIAVKKGSTGHIYATENLKNAEILVFDKENACVLEVVQGKADGFLYDQLTIYKNYAQHKDTTVALLKPFQKDFEYWGVALRQNDPLKDQVNEFITKAKADGTFATFAQTHLKDAKATFDELNIPFFF is encoded by the coding sequence ATGAAAAAAATTATTTCAATTATTACACTTACTTTCTTATCTCTATTCTTTGTTGCATGTGACAATAAATCAGAAATAAAAAGTGAGAAAAAAGAAGAGAAACAAGTATTAAAAGTAGGCATGGAATTAGCTTATCCTCCATTTGAGATGAGCGATAAAGATGGGAATCCACAAGGGGTGTCAGTTGATTTTGCTAAAAAACTCGGTGATTATTTAGGAAAAGAAGTTGTTATTGAAAATACAGCATGGAGTGGATTAATTCCATCACTTAAAACTGGAAAAATTGATTTAATTATCTCTTCAATGACAATTACAGATGAAAGAAAAAAATCTATTGATTTTTCTATTCCCTATGCACAAACAGCACTAGCTATACTTGCAAATAAAGAATCAAATGTAAATTCTATTGATGATTTAAATGTTGCAGGTAAAAAAATTGCTGTTAAAAAAGGCTCAACTGGACATATTTATGCAACAGAAAATCTAAAAAATGCTGAAATTTTAGTATTTGATAAAGAAAATGCTTGTGTTTTAGAAGTTGTTCAAGGAAAAGCTGATGGATTTTTGTATGATCAGTTAACAATTTATAAAAATTATGCTCAACATAAAGATACAACAGTAGCACTTTTAAAACCATTTCAAAAAGATTTTGAATACTGGGGAGTTGCACTTAGACAAAATGATCCTTTAAAAGATCAGGTTAATGAATTTATTACAAAAGCAAAAGCAGATGGTACATTTGCAACTTTTGCACAAACTCATTTAAAAGATGCAAAAGCAACTTTTGATGAATTAAATATTCCATTTTTCTTTTAG
- a CDS encoding NifS family cysteine desulfurase: protein MEVYLDNNATTIVDPKVYEEMKPFFCDIYGNPNSLHKFGAGTHPKMVEALNFLYEGINAADEDDIIIMSNATESINTVIKGIWIDKILNGNKNHIITSEVEHPAVTATCKFLESQGVSVTYLPVNEDGVLEASSVKDYIREDTALVSIMWANNETGKIFPIKEIGTICKEAGIAFHTDATQAIGKVPVDVQDFNVDYLSFSAHKFHGPKGVGGLYVRKGYDLTPLLHGGEQMGGHRAGTVDVASMVGMGWAMKLATSTMALAYEKNHVSKLRDKLEAAILELPETVVIGGTANRTPNTTLISFRGVEGESMLWDLNQNGIGASTGSACASEDLEANPVMNAFGSDSELAHTGVRFSLSRFNTEEQIDYAITVIKNAVTRLRGISSSYAYAPSCHKSGL from the coding sequence ATGGAAGTTTATTTAGATAATAATGCAACAACGATAGTTGACCCAAAAGTATATGAAGAGATGAAACCATTTTTTTGTGACATATACGGAAACCCAAATTCATTACACAAATTTGGAGCAGGAACTCACCCTAAGATGGTTGAAGCTTTAAATTTCTTATATGAGGGAATTAATGCAGCTGATGAAGATGATATTATCATCATGTCAAATGCAACAGAAAGTATTAATACAGTTATAAAAGGTATTTGGATTGATAAAATTTTAAACGGTAATAAAAATCATATTATTACTTCAGAAGTAGAGCATCCAGCAGTTACAGCAACATGTAAGTTCTTAGAATCACAAGGTGTTTCAGTTACTTATCTTCCTGTAAATGAAGATGGTGTATTAGAAGCTAGCTCAGTAAAAGATTATATAAGAGAAGATACAGCACTTGTATCAATTATGTGGGCAAATAATGAAACAGGAAAAATTTTCCCAATCAAAGAAATCGGAACTATCTGTAAAGAAGCTGGAATTGCTTTTCATACAGATGCAACACAAGCAATAGGAAAAGTTCCTGTTGATGTTCAAGATTTCAATGTAGATTATTTATCTTTTTCAGCTCATAAATTCCATGGACCAAAAGGTGTTGGTGGTTTATATGTTAGAAAAGGTTACGATTTAACTCCATTATTACATGGTGGTGAGCAAATGGGTGGACACAGAGCTGGAACTGTTGATGTTGCTTCAATGGTTGGAATGGGATGGGCTATGAAGCTTGCTACTTCAACTATGGCTTTAGCTTATGAAAAAAATCATGTTAGTAAATTAAGAGATAAACTAGAAGCAGCTATTTTAGAATTGCCAGAAACTGTAGTAATTGGTGGAACTGCAAATAGAACACCAAATACAACTTTAATCTCTTTTAGGGGAGTTGAGGGTGAGTCTATGTTATGGGATTTAAATCAAAATGGAATTGGGGCATCTACAGGAAGTGCATGTGCTAGTGAAGATTTGGAAGCTAATCCTGTTATGAATGCATTTGGAAGCGATAGTGAATTAGCTCATACGGGTGTTAGATTCTCTTTAAGTAGATTTAATACAGAAGAGCAAATTGATTATGCAATTACTGTTATAAAAAATGCGGTTACTAGATTAAGAGGGATTTCAAGCTCATATGCTTATGCACCTTCATGTCATAAATCTGGTTTATAA